The Halanaerobium saccharolyticum subsp. saccharolyticum DSM 6643 genome segment CTCTAAATTGAATTGGGCCAAAACTTACCGGCGCCAAAAAATATGTTATCACAACATATAAAGCAGTGATTGCTGCTCCACGAGCAATTGTTTTTGTATTCATTTTCTTATCTCCTTTCATAAGAGCTTATATTTACTCTGGAACTCTGCCAAATGATTTGCGGTGGATTGGAGATGAACCATACTTTTCCAAAGCTGCAATATGTTCAGCAGTCCCATAACCTTTATTTGATTTAAAACTATATTCATGGTATTTTTTTGCATATTCAAAAATAATATCATCTCTTGTTACTTTAGCAATTATCGAAGCGGCAGCAATTGCATTAACATCAGCATCTCCATCAATTATTGTTTTTTGTTCAATAGTCAAATTAGGAATTGCTGCATTTCCATCAACTAATAAAATATCCGGATTATTATTTAATTTAGGCAGCAGATCTTTAACTGCTCTTTTCATAGCAACAAAAGTTGCTTCTCTAATATTATATTTATCAATTTCACTGCTGTTTGCTTTCCCAATTCCAAACTTTGCCTTGGCTTTAATTTCTTTAAATAATTCTTCTCTTTTTTTTCGAGAAAGCTTTTTGGAATCATCTAATCCATAAATTTTGTGATCCGGATCTAGAATTACTGCTGCAGCAACCACAGGTCCGGCAAGCGGACCTCGGCCAGCTTCATCAATACCAACTATTAACTGATGCCCCTGAGCAAATAATTCAGCTTCTATTTCATTCATCTGTTTCCATTTAGTAATAATAGCTTCTTTTTTGGAAATCTTCCGCTGCAGTTTAGCTGCAATCTTTTTAACACCTTTACGCGAATCTTCATTTAAAAATTTAATTATTTCCGGAAGCTGCTCATCAACTTCTAATTTAGAAGCAAAAACTTTTATTTCTTTGATTGTAAAATCTTTTAAATTTTCCAGTTTTTTTAAATTGTCTAATTTAAAATCTTGATCACTCTTCATCATCAATTTCCACCTTTAATTCAGCTGATTCGGATGGTTTTTCGAGAGTAATCCTTCCTAATTTTCCATCCCGAAAATCATTGACAACTACCCTAGCAGCACGATTACGATCAACTTTACCACCTGTCATTAAACAGCCTCTTTTACGTCCTATATCAGCTAAAATATCATAAGCTAGTGGTTCTAAATAATCAAGCTCATAAGCATCTAATAGAATATCTTCATTGATCTCAATTATAAAATCAATTAATTTATAAGCAGCAAGTTCTGCATCAAAAATATCATTGTCAACTGCACCAGTTAAGGCTAATTTATAGGCTTTATCTTCATCAGAAAACTTAGGCCATAAAATACCAGGTGTATCAAGCAACCTAATTTTTTTGCTGACATTAACCCACTGTCTACCTTTAGTAACCCCAGGCTTGTTACCAATTGTAGTGATTTTTGAACCAGCCAACAAATTAATCAGAGCAGATTTCCCTACATTGGGAATCCCAATAATCATTGCCCTCAGGCGACGAGGGTTTCTACCCTTTTGCGCCAGTTTAGAAGCAATTTGATCATAAGTGTTATTTAAAATACTCTTTAGCTCACTTACTCCTTCTCCAGTTAATGAGTTAAGTAAAACTGCATCTTCATCAGTTTCTTTTTCAAAATAGTTTATCCATTTTTTGTTATATTCTGAGTCAGCTAAATCTTTTTTATTCAAAACAGTTACTTTCGACTGCTCATTAATTAACTTTCTTAAATCAGGATTTAAACTGCTTAAAGGTACTCTAGCATCAGCTACCTCAATTACTATATCTACTAATTTTAAGTCATCTTTCAATATTCTCTTTGCTTTGGCCATATGGCCAGGATACCACTGTATCATATTAAAACTCCTCAAAAAAATAATAAAATTTTGTTGTTCAAATTAAACTTTTAGATATTGAAAAAAGGTGGAGAAGTTCCCCACCTTAGTCTCAAATAATTACTTTCTTTCTTCTCTTTTCTCTTTAATTCTAGAAGCCTTACCTCTTCTATCCCGTAGATAGTAAAGACGAGATCTTCTAACATCACCACGGCGAACCACAGTAATAGTATCTAGCTTAGAAGTATGTAGTGGGAAAGTTCTTTCCACACCAACACCGTGTGCAATTTTACGAATAGTGAAAGTCTCGCTCAGACCACCACCATTTCTTCTAATAACAACACCTTTGAATGGCTGTAATCTTTCTTTTCCACCCTCAGAGATTAATACTTTAAGATCTAATGTATCTCCAACAGCAAATTCGGGAATATCATCACGAATTTGTTCTTTTTCTATTTCATTGATAATGTTCATCTATAAACCTCCTCTCAAAAAATGATTAAATTTATGCTTCCCACCAGGGATCAGATAATAAGCGATCCATAATTATTGAAGCAGCACTTCTAACTGAAAGGTGATTAAAATCTCCTCTACCCCAAATAGGATAAAGCATATAATCACAATCAGCAATCATTTCTTTAGTTAATCCATAACCAGTTCCATAAATTATTAAAAACGGACGCTCAATTTTCTGTAACTCCTTACGCATATCTATATAAGATATAGTATTGGGATATTCGCGAGCATCAGTAGCAATTAATAAAGGCTCTTGACCAGTTTCTTTTTTTATTTCAGCTTTAACTTCTTCTAATTCAGAAGCAATTTCCAAAACAGAAAAAGCCTGATGTCGATTATATACATAATCAGCACCTCTGCCGCCGGTCCAATAGTCCTTAACTCTTTCTACTAATTCCTGCTGTGATTTTAGATTGTTTATTATATAGTATTTTTTGATATCGTATGTTTTTGCAGCTCTTGAAATATCATGTAAGTCATAATTTGTTACAGTTGTTGTTATAACTTCATCCAGTTTATTATAAATAGGATTATGAACTAAACCAAGATAGACATCAGCCTCAATTTTACTCATCAACTTCACCCTTTAGTTCCAGCTTAATTTCTTTAAGTAATTCTTTTTCTTGATCACTAAGTTTTTTATCTTCCAGCAGATCTTTTCTTCTCAAAAGAGTTCTTTTTAAAGATTCTTTTTTTCGCCAGCGTTCAATCAACTGATGATTACCACTAACTAATACATCAGGAACTTTAAGACCGTTAAATTCTCGTGGTCTTGTATAATGAGGATGTTCTAAAAGTCCATTATAAAATGAATCCTTTTTAGAAGAATCTTCATCACCTAAAACATCACTTAAAAGTCTAGATATTGAATCAACAAGCACCATTGCTGGTAATTCTCCACCGGTAAGTACATAATCACCAATCGAGATTTCTTGATCAACAATAGTATCTCTAACTCTCTCATCAACACCTTCATAACGGCCACAGATTATCGTTAACCCCTCTTCGTTACTTAGATCTTTAACTAAATCTTGAGTCAGTTCTTTACCTTGAGGACTCATTAAAATAGTTTTTGACTTAACTCCCCTTTTATTTTGAGTATCCTGCCAGGCTTTAAAGATTGGTTCTGCCTTCATCACCATTCCAGCTCCTCCACCATATGGTGGTTCATCTGTAGTATGATGTTTATCTTCAGCAAAATCGCGGATATTAATTGTTTTAATATCTATTAAATCTTTTTCTCTGGCTCTTTTTAAAATACTTTCACTAAAAGGTCCCACAAACATTTCGGGGAAAAGAGTTAAAATATCAAAAAACATAAATTCAGCTCCTAAAGATCTAAGATTCCTGGAATTGGATCAACAATAATTTTCTTATTTTCAAGATCAATCTCTAAAATCATTTCACGACTGGCGGGCAGCATATATTCTTTTTCCTGGCCCTTGACCAGAAAAATATCTGCACCTAAAGTATCTACAACATCTATTAAATTACCTAAATATTTGCCAGATTTTAAATAAACCTCACAGTCTATTAAGTCAGTTACATAATAGTTGTCTTCTGGAAGTAAATATTTTTCAGACTCATCAATTAAGACTTGATAATTTTTGAGTTTTTCTGCTTCATCAATCGAATCCACATCAAAAAACTTAATTATCACAAATTGTTTATGAAAACGAATATAATCTATTTCCAGTTCTTTAAGCTCATCTCCTCTTTTTAGATAAACAAAATCTAAATCAAGAAAACGCTCAGGAATATCAGTTGTAGCTTTGACGCGAACTTCACCTTTATTTCCCTGAAAACGAGTTATTATCCCAATCTCTAAATAATTATCACTCAATTATTTCACCAGCCTGAAAAATTATTTGATATCAACTTTTACATTTGTTCCTTCTTTTGCCGCTGCAGCATTAACTACGGTTCTAATTGCCTTCGCAATTCGTCCTCTCTTACCGATGACCTTACCCATATCTTCATCTGCAACAGAAAGTTCTACAGTGATAGAATTATTTTCTTCAATTCTATTTACCGAAACTTCTGAAGGATCATCTACAATTGATTCGGCAATAAATTGTATTAGTTCTTCCATGGAGAAAACCTCCTTTTAATTACTCATTACCGTGATACTTTGCCATAACACCTGACTTCTTTAATAAAGTCTTAACTGTATCTGAAGGCTTTGCACCATTATTTAACCACTTGAGTGCTTTTTCTTCATCAATGTTATAAGTCTCAGGTTCAGTTGTAGGATCAAAGAAACCTAATTCCTCAACGAAATATCCCTGAGGAGCTCTCTTGGAATCAGATACAATAATTCTGTATGATGCATTACGCTTACTACCAATTCTTTTTAAACGAATCTTAACCATCTATCAAACACCTCCCCTCATTCGCACATTATGTGCAAATTTACATTAGGGCCAAAAGCCCATCACAAAATTTTATTGATAATTTATATATTAATTGAAAAATGGTAGATTAAGTCCTCCACCTTTTTTCATTTTTCCATTGTTTAATTGTTTCATCATCTTTTTAATCTGTCTAAACTGTTTTAAAAGTCTGTTCACTTCCTGAATACTGGTTCCACTACCCTGAGCAATTCTTTTACGGCGAGAACCATTAATTATTTCAGGATCTCTTCGTTCTTCTGGAGTCATTGATGAAATAATAGCTTCAATATAATCAAGTTGTTTATCATCAACCTGCATATTTTTTAGCTGTTTGGCTCCACCCATTCCTGGTATCATACCAAGAATTTCATCCATCGGACCCATATTTCTAACCTGCTCCATCTGTTCCATAAAATCTTCTAAAGTAAATTCATTTTTTCGAAGCTTTTCTTCTAAGGCTTGAGCTTTTTCTTTATCAATACTTTTTTCTGCTTTTTCAATTAAACTTAAAACATCACCCATACCCAGGATTCGAGAAGACATTCTATCTGGATGAAAAGCTTCTAAATCAGCTAGTTTTTCACCAGTACCAGCAAATTTAATTGGTTTACCTGTGATCGCCTTTATTGATAAGGCAGCACCACCACGAGCGTCACCATCCATCTTAGTTAAAACAATACCATCAATATCAAGGCGCTGATCAAAGTTTTCAGCAACATTTACAGCATCCTGACCTGTCATTGCATCAACAACTAAAAGAATCTCATCTGGTTCAACTGTTCCTTTAATATTTTCTAATTCTTCCATCATTTCCTGATCAATATGCAGTCGACCTGCTGTATCAAGAATAATAGTGTCACAGTTATGAGAAGCAGCATAATTAATACTTCCCTTAGCTATATCAACAGGATTACTATCTTCTCCCATTGAAAATACTGGCAGTTCTAATCTTTCACCTAAAACCTGCAGCTGTCTAATTGCAGCTGGACGGTAAACATCTGCTGCAACTAAAAGTGGATTTTTACCATCTTTAGATAACTTGCGGGCCAGTTTACCTGCACTGGTAGTTTTACCTGAACCCTGCAGACCAACCATCATGATAATTGTCGGCGGCTCAGGCGAAACAGCAATATCTTCTTTGCTGCCACCCATCAAATCCTGCATTTCTTCATTTACTATTTTAATAACCTGTTGGCCGGGAGTTAAACTATCCATAACTTCCTTACCGACAGCTCTTTCTTCAATTTTAGAAATAAAGTCTTTTACAACTTTATAGTTAACATCAGCTTCTAAAAGAGCCATTTTAACTTCTTTTAAAGCTGCTTTGACATCTTTTTCTGACAGTTTACCTTTACCCTTTAACTTATCAAAGGTATCCTGCAGTTTCTCAGCCAGACTGGAAAAAATCATAATATACCCCCTCTAGAGGATCGATTTAATCGATTCTAGTTTTTTGCGCAAATCTTGATTCTGGTCTTCAGCTAATATACCTTTAGCAGTCATCATATCTTCTAAATCATTTATATTTTTTCTGATTCTATTATACTTTTTCAATAATCCCAACTTTGCCTCATAGTCTTCTAAATTTTCCTCACTTCTATGTAAATGATCATAAACACCCTGTCGACTAATACCGATATTGTCAGCTATTTCCGAAAGGGATAAATCATTATAGAAGTAACTATTAATAATATTTTGCTGCTTTTCTGTCAGCAGCGACCCATAAAAATCAAATAACATTGTTATTTTAATTGTTTTCTTTAGCAATAAAATCACCTGTAAAGTTAATTTACTTAACACAGATGATAGTATATGATATTTTGGAGCTTTTGTCAAGCTAAAATTTCAAAACATCCTTAAATTTTTAATCAGTTAAGATTGAGCCCTGATAAATATAATATCTTTCCAAATTAACTTTTAAAAAGAACTAAAATTCATAAACAAATTAAACTGCTTTACCCTCCTGATCAGTGCCTCCTGCACTGCAGTCAGCTGTAAACATCGTGTTTACAGAAGCAGTTTAATTATGTTTACTCATTAAGTTCTATTAGAAATAGCTAATAAGTCAGATCTATTATATTTATCAGGACTCAATCTTTTCCATATCAATAAAACAAGATCAAGTTTTGAAATTTTAAGCTTGCAAAACTCTCTTTATTAATATCTAGATTAACAAAAAATCTGCAGCTAGCCTAACCAACGACTAAATTATTCTTCGCTGCTAAAAAGTGCTTCAATAAATTCGTCTGGATCAAAGTTTTGTAAGTCTTCTGCTGCTTCGCCAACACCAATTAATTTTATCGGAATCTGTAGTTCATTTTTAACAGCAATTACAATACCACCTTTGGCAGTACCATCCAGTTTAGTTAGAGCAACCCCATCAACATCTACTGCTTCATTGAAAAGTTTCGCCTGAGAAATTGCATTTTGACCTGTTGTAGCATCTAAAACTAAAAGTACCTCTACTTCTGCATTTATCTCCCCTGCTTCTCTATCAATTACTCTTTTTACTTTTTTTAGTTCTTCCATTAGGTTTGTCTGAGTATGCAGACGACCAGCAGTATCTACAATTAAAAGATCAACATCTTTGGCTCTAGCTGATTGAACTGCATCGTATGCTACTGCTGCTGCATCTGAACCTTCCTGCTGCGCAATAACATTAACTCCCAGACGGTCTCCCCAAATCTGCAGCTGCTCAATGGCTCCCGCTCTGAAAGTATCACCAGCTGCCAGCATAACTTTCTTACCCTGTTCTTTGTAACGGCCAGCAATTTTAGCAATTGTAGTTGTTTTTCCAGCTCCATTAACACCTACAACCATGATAATATTAAGTTCTTTATCAAAGTTAAAACCACCTTCATCATTCTGCAGCATGCTTTTCAATTCTTTCTGAAAATATCCCATTAATTCTTCTGGTTCATTGATCTCTTCTTCCTTAACATCTTCTTTTAATTTTTCAATTAAAGCAAAAGTAGTTTTAACACCAACATCTGCCTGGATTAATACTTCTTCTAATTCTTCAAATAATTCATCATCAATATTACTTCTGCCGGTAAAAATATTAGTTACCCTATTTACAAAACCTTCTTTTGTTTTTTTGAGTCCATCTTTTAATCTCTGTAAAAATCCCACTTATAAAGCCTCCTTGATATAATTATCATTAAATTCTTCCGCCTGATCCAATTTTAAAGATACTAAACGTGATACACCTGATTTTTCCATAGTTACACCATATAACGAATCAACCTCTGTCATCATATAACGGCGGTGAGTTATAATAATAAACTGAGCTACTTTTGCATATTTTTTAATAAAACTGGCAAATCGAACAATATTAACATCATCCAGGGGCGCATCAATTTCATCTAAGACATAAAAAGGACTGGGCTTAACCTGAATGAAAGCAAAAATTAAGGCAATTGCTGTTAAAGCTCTCTCACCACCAGAAAGCAGTGATAGACTTTTTAAACTTTTACCAGGAGGTTGAGCATGAATTTCTACACCGGTGGTTAAAAGTTCTTCCGGATCTGTTAATTCCAGTTCAGCCTTTCCTCCCTGAAATAAAGATTTAAAAACTTTAGAAAACTCTTCTTTGACCTGATAAAAAGTTTTAGCAAACATTTTTTCCATTGACTCTTCTATATCAGAAATTACTAATTCAATTGAATTTCTGGCATGTTTTAAATCATCCTGCTGCTCATGTAAATAATCTAATCTATCCTTTAACTCAGCAAATTCTTCCACAGCTGCCTCATTAATCGGATGTAATTTTTCCATTTTATTTTTTAATTCCTTAATTTTTGTTTCAACTTCAGCTTCTTCCTCATCGCTGATTTCTATTAAATTATTTTCATCAATTTGAGCTGGCTCTAGATTATAATCTTCCAGCAATATGGAGTTAATATTCGTCAATTTATCATCCAACTTTGTATATTTTAAATCAAGCTGATGAAAGTTATCTTTAATTTTATTTAGCTCCTGCTGTAGTTCTTTTGATTCTTTTTCTTTTAGCTCAACTTCTTTTTCTAAATCTTTAACTTTTAAAGTTAGTTCTTCTTTTTTTTGCTTTAGATCTTGACCTTCGGCTGCAAGTTCTTTTTTCTTCTGCTGCAGTTTAACTTTACGATCAGCTATTTTTTCTAAATCGCTTTGTATCTCTTCTATCTCTTTTTTGCGAGTATTAATTTCTTTATTTTTTAATTCTAAAATTCTTTTTTTCTCGCTTAATTTTTCCTGCGCATTATTCCTTTTTTCAGAAATTCTAGCTCCATCTAATTCTAGTTCTTTTAATTGAGGTTCAATTTCTGCTAAATTTTCTTCTTTAATATTTAAAGCTGCCCGCAGATCATTGATTTCAATATTTAAATTTTCGATTTCAGCCTTTAAGTCTTTAATTTTTTCTTCTTTAGCAGCAATTGTATTTTGATTATCTTTTAAATTATTGTCCAAGTCAGAAAAACTATCCTGTCTTTTACCTTTATCCTCTTTTAATTCATTTAAATTTTCTTCAATCCTATTTTTACGATAAATTATATTATTCTCATCCATTTTTAAGGACTGAAGTTCAGATTTTAAAGTTTCTAATTTATCCTGTTTTTGATCAAGTTCTTTTTTATCATTTTCTAATTTTTTAACAAGTGATTTACCTTTTTGCTGCAATTTTTTCTTCTTCTTTTTGAGCTCTTCTATTTTACGACTGCGTCCAATTAAGTCACGGCTGTTGCTGGAGCTGCTGCCGCCAGAGATTGCTCCACCTGGATAAACAACATCTCCTTCTGCAGTAACAATCCTAAAACTTCTTTTAATATTTTTAGCTATCTTAACTGCATGGTCGAGAGTGTCACTAACTACAATCTGTCCCAAAAGAAAATTAAATATATTTTCTAAACGCTCTGGAAAATCAACTAAGTCAACAGCCAGACCGATAAAGCCTTCCTGTTCAGCTAATTTATTCAAATAGCGATCACCAAGCCGAGAACCATTAACCATATTTAAGGGCAAAAAGGTAGCACGACCTCTGTTGTTTTTCTTTAAATACTGCACGGCATTACGAGCAGTCTGATCATCTTCGACAATGATATTCTGCATCTTGGCCCCTAAGGCAGTTTCTATTGCCTGCTCATATTCAGCTTTTACAGAGACTATTTCTGCAACTACGTCAATTAAACCGCTAAACTGATCTCTTTTTTCTAAAATACTGCGCACACCATTATAATAACCTTCATAACTGTCCTGCATTTCTTCCATCAACTGCAGGCGAGAATTATAATGCTGAAAATCTTCTTTGCATTTTAAAAGCTCATCTTTACCATTTTCTAAAGCTTTTGTGTCATTTTTTATTGTTTGAGTTAGTTTGTTTAATGATTTTTCTGTTCTTTCAATTTCTTTTCTAATAGCAGATAGTTCGTCTCTTATGTGATCTGCTTTAGCTTTTTTATTCTCTATTTTTGAATCAATTTCAGCTTGAGATTCTGATATTTCCTGAAGTCGATCATTAGAAATATCAACTCTTTCTTTTAACCTCTCAAGGGCTGAATTTTCAGTTTGGATTTCTTCTTTTTTAATCTTGATCTTATTTTCTTTAGTTTCGATTTGACGCTTAATCTTATCTATTTTTTCTCTACTGCTATTTATTTTATTTTTTAAATTATTAATTTCTTTTTTTACATTTTCTTGATCAGAGTTAATGATTTCAAAATTTTCTTTAGCTTTTTTAACTTCTTTTTCCTGCAGTTTACGCTCTTTTTTTAGTTTAGTAATTTTATGCTTTAAATTTTCTTTATTTTCTATGTAATTGTTTTTTCTTTCTTCCATTACATTTAAATTATTATTAATCTCATTTACTTTATTTTGATTCTGAAAATACTCATTACTAACTTCTTCTTTTTCATTTTTTAAGTCTTTCAATTTATCTTTAGAATTATCAAGTTTATATGATAAAGCATTATATCTGCTTTCTTTTTCAGTTAATTTTTTCTGAGAAGTTTCTCTTTTTTGACTAATCTTTTCAAATTCTTTTGAATGTTCTTTCCACTGCTTATTTAACAAACTAATTTCTAAATCTGAAAGTTCATCTTTGTATCCCTTATATTTTTTTGCTTTTTCTGCTGCTTTTTCTAAGGGGTCATGTCTTTTTTCTAATTCATCTACTATATCATGAATTCGATTTAAATCAGTGTTTGTATTTTCCAGCCTTTTTTCTGCCTCTTCTTTACGAGATTTATGTTTCATAATCCCGGCAGCCTCTTCAAAAAAGAGTCGCATCTTATCCGGCTTAGATTTAATTATAGAGTCAATTCTTCCCTGACCAACTATTGAATAACCATCACTTCCAAGACCACTGTCCATTAAAAGCATCTCAATATCTTTTAGACGGCAGGAAGCACCATTAATTAAATAGTCACTGCGTCCATCATCCTCTACCTGGCGCCCTAAAGTTAATTCCTTGCCTTCAACCGGCAAATCCCCATTTGAATTATCAAAAAACAAAGTTACACTGGCCTTATTTTTGGAATTTAATTCTTCACTTCCAGAAAATATAATATCTGACATTCTGCTGCCGCGAAGATTTTTGGCACTCTGTTCACCTAAAACCCAACGAATAGCATCAACAATATTGCTCTTACCACTGCCATTTGGACCTACTACAGCAGTAATATTTTCTTCAATTTCTATATCTGTTTTATTGGCAAAAGATTTAAAACCTTTCAACCTAATTTTTTTTAAAAAAATATTAACCACCAACCTCACACTTTAGACTGATTTACAGTTAAAAACCTACCCTCACGGATAGGTTTTAAAAGCTCGTGATTTATCTCGGCTCTACTAAAAATTTTATAGCTGTTCGTTCTTCTCCATCGATTTCAATTTCAGTAAATGCAGGAATCATTATTAAATCCATTCCGTTTGGAGCCACATAGCCCCTTGAAATTGCAATTGCTTTGATAGTTTGATTAACTGCCCCAGCCCCAACTGCCTGTAGTTCTACTTTTTTTTCTTCTCTAACAACTGCTGCTAAAGCACCGGCAACAGCTTTTGGATCTGATTTTGATGATACCTTTAATTCTTCCATAAATAGTTTAACTCCCCCTTAAAATAATATTAATATTTTTTTCTAAAATAGGTGGAGAATCTTAAAGGTTATGTAAATAACCTTGAGAATATTTAAACAGCTAATTATTTATTTCTTGATTAAAGGTATTTTTCCTTCTTTATCACTTAAATTAACTTATATTTTTTAATTTATTTACTTCTTGATCACTTAAATATCTAAAATCTCCTTCTTTAACTCCTTCAAGTGTCAAAAATGCAAAGGCTATTCTCTTAAGTGAAGCTACTGGGAAACCGGCTATTTTACACATTCTTCTAACCTGTCTATTTCTACCTTCATGAATAACCACATCAAATTCTGTCTGGTAATCTCTGTAGTTAACATTAGATATTTCAGCTGGAGCTGTTTTTTGACCATCAATAACCATACCCGCTTCAAATTTTTCAAAATCTTCTCGGCTTAATTCACCATCTGCCAAAACTCTATATTTTTTATCAACTTCTTTTTTTGGATGAGTCAACTTATAGGTTAAATCACCATCGTTAGTCATAATTAAGAGACCTGAACTATCATAGTCAAGTCTACCAGCCGGATATAATCTCTGTTTTAAATCTGGTATTAAATCCATTACTGTTGGCCGACCTTCTGGATCAGAAACAGTTGTAATATAGCCTTCAGGTTTATTTAATAAAATATACCTTTTCTTTTCTTCACTAATAAGCTCACCATCAACAACAATTTCG includes the following:
- a CDS encoding ribonuclease HII, which encodes MKSDQDFKLDNLKKLENLKDFTIKEIKVFASKLEVDEQLPEIIKFLNEDSRKGVKKIAAKLQRKISKKEAIITKWKQMNEIEAELFAQGHQLIVGIDEAGRGPLAGPVVAAAVILDPDHKIYGLDDSKKLSRKKREELFKEIKAKAKFGIGKANSSEIDKYNIREATFVAMKRAVKDLLPKLNNNPDILLVDGNAAIPNLTIEQKTIIDGDADVNAIAAASIIAKVTRDDIIFEYAKKYHEYSFKSNKGYGTAEHIAALEKYGSSPIHRKSFGRVPE
- the ylqF gene encoding ribosome biogenesis GTPase YlqF, coding for MIQWYPGHMAKAKRILKDDLKLVDIVIEVADARVPLSSLNPDLRKLINEQSKVTVLNKKDLADSEYNKKWINYFEKETDEDAVLLNSLTGEGVSELKSILNNTYDQIASKLAQKGRNPRRLRAMIIGIPNVGKSALINLLAGSKITTIGNKPGVTKGRQWVNVSKKIRLLDTPGILWPKFSDEDKAYKLALTGAVDNDIFDAELAAYKLIDFIIEINEDILLDAYELDYLEPLAYDILADIGRKRGCLMTGGKVDRNRAARVVVNDFRDGKLGRITLEKPSESAELKVEIDDEE
- the rplS gene encoding 50S ribosomal protein L19 — translated: MNIINEIEKEQIRDDIPEFAVGDTLDLKVLISEGGKERLQPFKGVVIRRNGGGLSETFTIRKIAHGVGVERTFPLHTSKLDTITVVRRGDVRRSRLYYLRDRRGKASRIKEKREERK
- a CDS encoding RNA methyltransferase, giving the protein MSKIEADVYLGLVHNPIYNKLDEVITTTVTNYDLHDISRAAKTYDIKKYYIINNLKSQQELVERVKDYWTGGRGADYVYNRHQAFSVLEIASELEEVKAEIKKETGQEPLLIATDAREYPNTISYIDMRKELQKIERPFLIIYGTGYGLTKEMIADCDYMLYPIWGRGDFNHLSVRSAASIIMDRLLSDPWWEA
- the trmD gene encoding tRNA (guanosine(37)-N1)-methyltransferase TrmD is translated as MFFDILTLFPEMFVGPFSESILKRAREKDLIDIKTINIRDFAEDKHHTTDEPPYGGGAGMVMKAEPIFKAWQDTQNKRGVKSKTILMSPQGKELTQDLVKDLSNEEGLTIICGRYEGVDERVRDTIVDQEISIGDYVLTGGELPAMVLVDSISRLLSDVLGDEDSSKKDSFYNGLLEHPHYTRPREFNGLKVPDVLVSGNHQLIERWRKKESLKRTLLRRKDLLEDKKLSDQEKELLKEIKLELKGEVDE
- the rimM gene encoding ribosome maturation factor RimM (Essential for efficient processing of 16S rRNA); amino-acid sequence: MSDNYLEIGIITRFQGNKGEVRVKATTDIPERFLDLDFVYLKRGDELKELEIDYIRFHKQFVIIKFFDVDSIDEAEKLKNYQVLIDESEKYLLPEDNYYVTDLIDCEVYLKSGKYLGNLIDVVDTLGADIFLVKGQEKEYMLPASREMILEIDLENKKIIVDPIPGILDL
- a CDS encoding KH domain-containing protein, whose protein sequence is MEELIQFIAESIVDDPSEVSVNRIEENNSITVELSVADEDMGKVIGKRGRIAKAIRTVVNAAAAKEGTNVKVDIK
- the rpsP gene encoding 30S ribosomal protein S16 yields the protein MVKIRLKRIGSKRNASYRIIVSDSKRAPQGYFVEELGFFDPTTEPETYNIDEEKALKWLNNGAKPSDTVKTLLKKSGVMAKYHGNE
- the ffh gene encoding signal recognition particle protein gives rise to the protein MIFSSLAEKLQDTFDKLKGKGKLSEKDVKAALKEVKMALLEADVNYKVVKDFISKIEERAVGKEVMDSLTPGQQVIKIVNEEMQDLMGGSKEDIAVSPEPPTIIMMVGLQGSGKTTSAGKLARKLSKDGKNPLLVAADVYRPAAIRQLQVLGERLELPVFSMGEDSNPVDIAKGSINYAASHNCDTIILDTAGRLHIDQEMMEELENIKGTVEPDEILLVVDAMTGQDAVNVAENFDQRLDIDGIVLTKMDGDARGGAALSIKAITGKPIKFAGTGEKLADLEAFHPDRMSSRILGMGDVLSLIEKAEKSIDKEKAQALEEKLRKNEFTLEDFMEQMEQVRNMGPMDEILGMIPGMGGAKQLKNMQVDDKQLDYIEAIISSMTPEERRDPEIINGSRRKRIAQGSGTSIQEVNRLLKQFRQIKKMMKQLNNGKMKKGGGLNLPFFN
- the ylxM gene encoding YlxM family DNA-binding protein; amino-acid sequence: MLKKTIKITMLFDFYGSLLTEKQQNIINSYFYNDLSLSEIADNIGISRQGVYDHLHRSEENLEDYEAKLGLLKKYNRIRKNINDLEDMMTAKGILAEDQNQDLRKKLESIKSIL
- the ftsY gene encoding signal recognition particle-docking protein FtsY — protein: MGFLQRLKDGLKKTKEGFVNRVTNIFTGRSNIDDELFEELEEVLIQADVGVKTTFALIEKLKEDVKEEEINEPEELMGYFQKELKSMLQNDEGGFNFDKELNIIMVVGVNGAGKTTTIAKIAGRYKEQGKKVMLAAGDTFRAGAIEQLQIWGDRLGVNVIAQQEGSDAAAVAYDAVQSARAKDVDLLIVDTAGRLHTQTNLMEELKKVKRVIDREAGEINAEVEVLLVLDATTGQNAISQAKLFNEAVDVDGVALTKLDGTAKGGIVIAVKNELQIPIKLIGVGEAAEDLQNFDPDEFIEALFSSEE